One genomic window of Candidatus Baltobacteraceae bacterium includes the following:
- a CDS encoding multicopper oxidase domain-containing protein — translation MNRRRFVVVAAAAGVSAAAVAACSGRFGGPVSELEPLVTGRASGRKYSVTVKYATTSIDGKIFRTRTYDGHIPGPTLVTRTGELLDVTIVNKLPRNPKAPCPKGPMRAPAIHDEMEDAEPNPRHYRMATGPIDCMNNPHDFNTTNLHTHGIQTIPHLFEPLGTSNPAAPMLGIEPGHQFHFPLPVPQNHPSGLHWYHPHHHGSTDVQVSNGMAGLIVVRGPIDAVPEIAAARELFLVIQSLQVNKGKKTNHYDLEPIAYKPRNEGGYYVDTDYTMFTVSTDGSEGRTDARGVMWEDASVYGKKTYEPVLPTPTFTMQPGEIIRLRLLNGCNQHALPLVLVNDTTGATMDVRQIAFDGVNLKAPKKIDMSGKLGLLGGLTVKNFIDAPVRMTVPGNRIEFLIQAPNTPGTYTLSSLKADDLHGPGTKIAFMTFVVAGTPKAMEFPKSLPLPEREYPFIEKPSAEGKTFEFSFKGDSNTILTGFDFLVNGVHYMEEVCPTTVKLGDTVEWRIENATGSIHPFHLHVNSFWLVAINDKVLDEPEIWDTFYVPPKRSRDDGKNGSITIRVRWLQWRGKTVHHCHFLSHEDTGMMQNFLIQ, via the coding sequence ATGAATCGTCGCCGCTTTGTCGTTGTTGCCGCTGCCGCAGGCGTATCGGCAGCCGCGGTTGCCGCTTGCAGCGGTCGCTTTGGTGGGCCGGTAAGCGAGCTTGAGCCGCTCGTTACCGGACGCGCTTCAGGACGCAAATACTCGGTTACCGTAAAGTACGCAACCACGAGTATCGACGGTAAGATTTTCCGAACCCGCACGTACGACGGCCACATTCCAGGCCCGACGCTCGTGACGCGGACGGGCGAACTGCTCGACGTCACGATCGTCAATAAGTTGCCGCGAAACCCGAAAGCTCCGTGCCCGAAAGGGCCGATGCGGGCGCCCGCCATCCACGACGAGATGGAAGATGCGGAACCCAATCCGCGGCACTACCGAATGGCAACCGGCCCCATCGATTGCATGAACAATCCCCACGACTTCAACACGACGAACCTGCACACGCACGGCATCCAGACGATACCGCATCTGTTCGAGCCGCTCGGTACCTCGAATCCGGCTGCGCCGATGCTTGGGATCGAGCCCGGTCACCAGTTCCACTTTCCGCTTCCGGTTCCTCAGAATCATCCGTCGGGTTTACACTGGTATCATCCTCACCACCACGGTTCGACCGACGTTCAGGTATCCAACGGCATGGCCGGGCTCATCGTCGTGCGCGGACCGATCGACGCGGTTCCGGAGATTGCGGCCGCACGCGAACTCTTTTTGGTGATCCAGTCGCTTCAAGTGAACAAAGGCAAGAAGACGAATCATTACGACCTCGAACCCATCGCGTATAAGCCAAGGAACGAAGGCGGATACTACGTCGATACCGACTACACGATGTTTACCGTGTCCACCGATGGATCCGAGGGGCGCACCGACGCCCGCGGCGTGATGTGGGAAGACGCCAGCGTGTACGGCAAAAAGACCTACGAACCGGTCCTCCCGACCCCAACCTTTACGATGCAGCCCGGCGAAATTATCCGCCTGCGGCTGCTCAACGGCTGCAATCAGCACGCGCTTCCACTGGTCTTGGTCAACGATACCACCGGCGCAACCATGGACGTCAGGCAAATCGCATTCGACGGCGTGAACTTAAAGGCACCCAAGAAGATCGACATGAGCGGGAAGCTCGGTCTACTCGGTGGACTCACCGTGAAGAACTTCATCGATGCGCCCGTTCGCATGACGGTGCCGGGGAATCGCATCGAGTTCTTGATCCAAGCGCCCAACACGCCCGGAACCTATACGCTCTCGTCGTTAAAAGCCGACGATCTGCACGGCCCGGGAACCAAGATCGCGTTCATGACATTCGTTGTAGCCGGAACGCCGAAGGCGATGGAGTTTCCGAAATCGCTGCCCTTACCCGAGCGCGAGTATCCGTTCATCGAAAAACCGTCGGCGGAGGGTAAGACGTTCGAGTTTAGCTTCAAAGGCGATAGTAATACGATCCTCACCGGATTCGACTTCTTGGTCAACGGCGTGCACTATATGGAAGAGGTGTGCCCGACGACGGTGAAGCTCGGCGACACGGTCGAATGGCGCATCGAGAACGCCACGGGCAGCATTCATCCGTTCCACCTCCACGTCAACTCATTTTGGCTGGTCGCCATTAACGACAAAGTGCTCGACGAGCCGGAAATCTGGGACACGTTCTACGTTCCGCCCAAACGCAGCCGGGACGACGGTAAGAACGGCAGTATCACGATTCGGGTTCGCTGGCTGCAATGGCGTGGAAAAACGGTGCACCACTGCCACTTCCTCAGCCACGAGGACACCGGCATGATGCAGAATTTCCTGATCCAGTAA
- a CDS encoding GlxA family transcriptional regulator — protein sequence MKTRRIGIVGYDGVQALDVIGPADTFAAANAEAGGKVPPYEVVLVGVRKGRVKTESGLSLFAEETLAEGGLFDTIVVPGGRGIRVDPKVREAVSRWLRANAAKARRVASVCTGIYALADAGLLDGRFATTHWRYASDVRDTWKKVSMNADAIFVKDGKYYTSAGITAGIDLCLSFVEEDCGQEVALKVARELVVYLKRSGGQMQYSQPLLLQTQAKEHFGDIAGWIRGHLADNLTIESIAEHANLSPRHFTRKFKHLLGVTPADFVEELRLDEARWLLVNARDSISKVAENVGYSSDDTFRRAFERRFGVAPTEYRSRFG from the coding sequence ATGAAAACGCGACGCATTGGAATCGTCGGATACGACGGAGTTCAGGCGCTCGACGTCATCGGCCCCGCCGATACGTTCGCAGCCGCGAACGCCGAGGCCGGCGGGAAGGTCCCGCCGTACGAGGTCGTCCTGGTGGGCGTCCGCAAAGGACGCGTCAAAACCGAATCGGGACTCAGTCTGTTCGCGGAGGAAACGCTCGCCGAAGGCGGCTTGTTCGATACGATCGTCGTTCCCGGCGGTCGCGGAATTCGCGTCGACCCGAAGGTGCGCGAGGCCGTTTCGCGCTGGCTTCGCGCCAACGCCGCGAAGGCGAGGCGCGTCGCCTCCGTATGCACCGGAATTTACGCCCTCGCCGATGCCGGCCTGCTCGACGGACGCTTCGCCACCACGCATTGGCGCTATGCAAGCGACGTGCGCGATACGTGGAAGAAGGTCAGCATGAATGCCGATGCCATCTTCGTCAAAGACGGCAAGTACTACACTTCGGCCGGGATTACCGCGGGTATCGATCTCTGCTTGTCGTTCGTCGAAGAAGATTGCGGACAGGAAGTCGCGCTCAAAGTCGCACGCGAGCTGGTCGTTTATCTCAAACGCTCGGGCGGCCAGATGCAGTATTCGCAGCCGCTCCTACTGCAGACGCAGGCGAAAGAGCACTTCGGCGACATCGCCGGCTGGATTCGCGGACATCTCGCGGACAACTTGACGATCGAGTCGATCGCCGAACATGCCAATCTTAGCCCGCGCCACTTCACGCGCAAGTTCAAGCATTTGCTCGGCGTTACGCCGGCTGATTTCGTGGAGGAGCTGAGGCTCGACGAAGCGCGCTGGCTGCTCGTCAACGCGCGCGATTCCATTAGCAAGGTCGCAGAAAACGTCGGATACTCGAGCGACGATACGTTCCGCCGGGCGTTCGAGCGCCGGTTCGGAGTCGCGCCAACGGAATACAGGAGCCGTTTCGGGTGA
- a CDS encoding glycosyltransferase family 39 protein, with product MNAARVPFVAALVALAVHLAGNPHYGFFRDELYFIICGFHPAWGYVDQPPVTPLLAAGSQLFGHSLFLLRAVPAIFAAAGAYVTCKIVLELGGDAFAEVVATLAYLFCNVLLAFGMKVGPDMVGLWLWPLAALFVLRIAKGGDPRLWLAAGAAIGFSLESKYSVIFFTVALIAGIALTPQRRMLFSRWCLAGAALAVVIALPNFIWQAVHGYPMFELLRNAQTMGKNVVVSPGVYLFQQLLLTNLFLSPVWIVGLIRLFRDGSARFLAWTYAILILLMIVAHGKHYYPGDVYPIVIAAGGVAIERWTQNVRLVRVALVPVMIVAGLFFLPFSLPVLGETQMVDYQQWVGNVLHISRSTMATEHGQTAQLPTDWADMHGWPELVATIAGIYNALPPDHRRQAAIVASNYGEAAAVDFFGSAYGLPPAVSGHNNYWLWGTHGYTGNVIIDVHGDCGARDHLFASSRRAAVFDAPWVISYEHDVPIMVCNGIKIPLATLWPKLRKYI from the coding sequence GTGAACGCGGCCCGCGTTCCGTTCGTCGCGGCGCTGGTGGCGCTGGCGGTTCACCTCGCCGGCAATCCGCATTACGGATTCTTCCGCGACGAGTTGTACTTTATTATTTGCGGCTTTCATCCGGCGTGGGGCTACGTCGACCAACCGCCGGTGACGCCGCTGCTTGCGGCCGGCTCGCAGCTGTTCGGCCACTCGCTGTTTTTACTGCGCGCGGTGCCGGCAATCTTCGCCGCCGCGGGCGCATACGTCACGTGCAAGATCGTGCTCGAGCTTGGCGGCGATGCGTTCGCAGAAGTCGTCGCTACGCTGGCCTACCTCTTTTGCAACGTGCTATTGGCCTTCGGCATGAAAGTGGGCCCCGACATGGTTGGGCTCTGGCTGTGGCCGCTGGCCGCGCTTTTCGTGCTGCGCATCGCCAAAGGCGGCGATCCGCGACTCTGGCTCGCCGCCGGCGCCGCAATAGGCTTCAGCCTCGAAAGCAAGTACAGCGTGATTTTCTTTACCGTCGCGCTGATCGCCGGCATTGCGCTGACGCCGCAGCGCCGGATGCTGTTCTCGCGCTGGTGTCTCGCCGGTGCTGCGCTCGCCGTCGTCATCGCGCTGCCGAACTTCATCTGGCAAGCCGTTCACGGCTACCCGATGTTCGAGTTGCTGCGCAATGCGCAAACGATGGGCAAGAACGTCGTCGTCAGCCCCGGCGTTTACCTCTTCCAGCAGCTGCTTCTGACGAATCTGTTTCTCTCGCCGGTGTGGATCGTGGGTTTGATCCGGCTGTTCCGCGACGGATCCGCACGGTTTTTGGCGTGGACATACGCGATCCTCATCCTGCTGATGATCGTCGCGCACGGCAAGCACTACTATCCCGGCGACGTGTACCCGATCGTCATTGCCGCCGGCGGCGTCGCAATCGAGCGCTGGACGCAAAACGTTAGACTCGTACGCGTCGCGCTCGTGCCGGTAATGATCGTCGCGGGATTGTTCTTCCTGCCGTTCTCGCTGCCGGTTCTCGGCGAGACGCAAATGGTCGATTATCAGCAGTGGGTCGGCAACGTGCTGCACATCAGCCGCTCGACGATGGCGACGGAACACGGCCAAACCGCGCAGTTACCGACCGACTGGGCGGACATGCACGGTTGGCCGGAGCTCGTCGCGACGATCGCCGGTATCTATAACGCGCTGCCGCCCGATCACCGGCGCCAGGCGGCAATCGTCGCCAGTAACTATGGCGAAGCCGCCGCCGTCGATTTCTTTGGAAGCGCTTATGGCTTACCGCCGGCCGTCTCCGGTCACAACAACTACTGGCTATGGGGAACCCACGGCTACACGGGCAACGTCATCATCGACGTGCACGGCGACTGCGGTGCCCGCGATCACCTTTTCGCGTCGTCCCGCCGCGCCGCGGTGTTCGACGCACCATGGGTCATTTCGTACGAGCACGATGTTCCGATCATGGTCTGCAACGGTATCAAGATTCCGCTCGCCACGTTGTGGCCGAAACTCAGAAAGTACATTTAG
- a CDS encoding dihydrofolate reductase family protein, whose amino-acid sequence MSKLIYITNTSLDGYIEDETGNFNWLSADQVHAFAGELLRPVGTYLYGRRLYETMAYWDGPVEDYRPEHREFARIWQKPEKIVFSRTLTSAATRSTRIERDFNPETIRKLKRESDRDITIGGAELAAVAIEADLVDECHLLLHSTILGDGKPAFRPGGLRRSLELLETRRIGTAVVYLRYRIAK is encoded by the coding sequence ATGTCGAAGCTGATTTACATCACCAATACGTCGCTGGACGGGTACATCGAGGACGAAACCGGTAACTTTAACTGGCTCAGTGCCGATCAGGTGCACGCGTTTGCCGGTGAGTTGTTGCGGCCTGTCGGAACGTATCTCTACGGAAGGCGCCTTTATGAGACGATGGCCTACTGGGACGGACCGGTCGAGGACTATCGGCCCGAACACCGTGAGTTCGCTCGGATCTGGCAGAAGCCTGAGAAGATCGTTTTCTCACGAACGTTGACGAGCGCTGCGACACGCAGCACACGTATCGAACGGGACTTCAACCCGGAGACGATTCGAAAGCTCAAGCGGGAATCGGATCGCGACATCACCATCGGCGGTGCGGAGCTTGCCGCGGTTGCGATTGAAGCCGATCTCGTCGACGAATGTCACCTGCTGCTCCACTCGACGATCTTGGGTGACGGAAAGCCGGCATTTCGGCCCGGCGGCCTACGGCGTAGTCTCGAGCTCCTTGAGACGCGCCGAATCGGCACCGCAGTCGTTTACTTGCGTTACCGGATTGCCAAGTAA
- a CDS encoding EamA family transporter, producing the protein MPARRYLPSIALVAVWFLWGSTYLAIRVGVETLPPYLMIGTRYVIAGVVLFAILRALAPRDKKPPLPTPRQLFHIAVTGVLLLTIGNGLLAVSETRVDTSIAALLVASTSIWMLLLEAIRVRKPIGTASAAGLVLGTLGIALLVGHPLGGSDAWYMVLLLVSAFSWALGSVYARGSEHHPLAAPLEMLTGGALAVIVGLFLGEASHLNLAAVSLQSWLGMLWLIIGGALAGYTAFAFILRTLPAATVATFNYVNPVVAVLLGVTFLHEPMTWNVAAGGVAVIASVVVILLGNPVTQVNDCGADSARLKELETTP; encoded by the coding sequence ATGCCCGCTCGCCGCTATTTGCCCTCGATCGCGCTCGTAGCCGTTTGGTTCCTCTGGGGATCGACGTATCTAGCGATTCGTGTCGGTGTCGAAACGCTTCCGCCCTATTTAATGATCGGTACGCGGTACGTTATCGCGGGGGTGGTGTTGTTCGCCATTTTGCGAGCGCTGGCGCCGCGCGACAAGAAGCCGCCGCTGCCGACGCCGCGGCAGCTTTTTCACATCGCCGTTACCGGCGTGTTGCTGCTGACGATCGGCAATGGATTATTGGCGGTGTCCGAGACGCGCGTCGATACGAGCATCGCAGCGCTCTTGGTAGCGAGCACGTCGATCTGGATGCTGCTGCTCGAAGCGATTCGCGTACGCAAACCGATCGGCACAGCGTCGGCAGCGGGCTTAGTGTTGGGTACGCTAGGGATCGCACTGCTCGTCGGGCACCCTTTGGGTGGGTCGGACGCGTGGTACATGGTCCTTTTACTCGTCAGTGCGTTTTCGTGGGCGCTCGGCTCGGTCTACGCGCGTGGTTCTGAGCATCATCCGCTCGCGGCGCCTTTAGAAATGCTCACCGGCGGCGCTTTGGCGGTGATCGTCGGCTTGTTCTTGGGTGAAGCCTCACATCTCAACCTTGCGGCCGTTTCGCTGCAATCGTGGCTCGGGATGCTGTGGCTGATTATCGGCGGGGCGCTGGCGGGATATACGGCATTCGCGTTCATCCTGCGCACGCTGCCGGCTGCAACGGTCGCTACCTTTAACTACGTGAATCCGGTCGTGGCGGTGCTGCTGGGCGTTACGTTTCTGCACGAACCCATGACGTGGAACGTCGCCGCAGGCGGCGTTGCCGTGATCGCGTCGGTCGTGGTGATTTTACTTGGCAATCCGGTAACGCAAGTAAACGACTGCGGTGCCGATTCGGCGCGTCTCAAGGAGCTCGAGACTACGCCGTAG
- a CDS encoding PQQ-binding-like beta-propeller repeat protein: MTTAASSDTAPPVRCATPCATFAAFPVPEAHPHGIVYNPEGPLKGIWFDNRTTDGTSGVVAFATNGTQRRYLTPTPGSQPGSINIAADHTIWFTESAANKLAQITYDRKIIEYPVPTKNAHPLDITRGPDGAMWFVEWATGKIGRVAPDGKFTEFRVGSAASHPTALITGPDKALWFTEVGTHTIGRLTTSGQVRHFSAGRGDLTGDVTTAIDDSFWFGKRDAVTRMTTTGALTEYKLANVVDSGAIFGSRLGGVFLGVIKRDGTGAVATVSAGGKLSTFDLPQKHLLPAEFAQNADGAFYMAVDSDGRQASPSQLFSLHVTPTAASIDVPRTTIVTGGGPDWMATGAGAMWIANISLKEVERIDAAGSKIAARIPVKGVPCSGAAFGFSSVWIPLCANGKGTSLARIDAATNRVVATLPIAPANSEGGITASSDSVWMATGDRELSRIDPSTGKVRQRVPVAAGSQNPVYADGTVWITSKASNALTAVDASSGQVLTTIPIPGGPHFVAAGGGAIWTIGQGDGVVTRVDAKNKRVAARIYANIAGFGGDVRYGAGYVWTTLVGVPFTKIDAENTRIIKQWYGRGGDAIDFGYGTVWLANYNDHLVWRIKP; the protein is encoded by the coding sequence GTGACGACTGCTGCCTCGAGCGACACTGCGCCACCCGTTCGCTGCGCGACGCCCTGCGCGACATTTGCCGCGTTTCCGGTGCCGGAAGCGCATCCGCACGGGATCGTCTACAACCCCGAGGGTCCGCTCAAAGGCATCTGGTTCGATAATAGAACGACCGACGGCACGTCGGGCGTGGTCGCGTTCGCAACGAATGGAACGCAGCGACGCTATCTCACGCCGACGCCGGGGTCGCAGCCGGGTTCGATCAATATCGCCGCGGATCACACGATCTGGTTTACGGAAAGCGCCGCGAACAAACTCGCGCAAATCACGTACGACCGGAAGATTATCGAGTATCCGGTGCCGACGAAGAACGCACATCCGCTCGACATTACGCGCGGCCCCGACGGTGCTATGTGGTTCGTCGAGTGGGCGACGGGCAAGATCGGGCGCGTCGCCCCCGACGGCAAGTTCACCGAGTTCCGCGTCGGAAGCGCCGCGAGCCATCCGACCGCGCTGATCACCGGGCCGGATAAGGCGTTGTGGTTCACCGAGGTCGGCACGCACACGATCGGTCGCCTGACGACATCGGGCCAGGTACGCCATTTCAGCGCCGGACGCGGCGATCTGACCGGCGACGTTACGACCGCCATCGACGATTCGTTCTGGTTCGGTAAGCGCGACGCGGTGACGCGGATGACGACGACCGGAGCGCTCACGGAGTACAAGCTCGCCAACGTCGTCGATTCGGGAGCGATTTTCGGCAGCCGTTTGGGCGGCGTCTTCCTCGGCGTGATCAAGCGCGACGGCACCGGTGCGGTTGCCACCGTCTCGGCCGGCGGCAAGCTCTCGACGTTCGATCTGCCGCAGAAACATCTGCTGCCGGCGGAGTTCGCGCAGAACGCCGACGGCGCGTTCTACATGGCGGTGGATAGCGACGGCCGCCAAGCGTCACCGTCGCAGCTGTTCTCACTGCACGTGACGCCGACGGCCGCCTCGATCGACGTGCCGCGCACGACGATCGTCACGGGCGGAGGGCCCGATTGGATGGCGACGGGCGCCGGCGCGATGTGGATCGCAAACATCAGTTTAAAGGAAGTCGAGCGCATCGACGCCGCCGGCAGTAAGATCGCGGCGCGCATTCCGGTAAAGGGCGTGCCCTGTTCGGGCGCCGCGTTCGGTTTCTCGAGCGTCTGGATTCCCCTGTGCGCGAACGGTAAGGGAACGTCGCTGGCCCGGATCGATGCCGCGACCAATCGCGTCGTCGCAACGCTGCCTATCGCGCCCGCAAACTCTGAAGGCGGTATCACCGCGAGCTCCGATAGCGTGTGGATGGCGACCGGCGATCGCGAGCTGTCGCGCATCGACCCGTCGACCGGCAAGGTTCGTCAGCGCGTTCCGGTCGCCGCCGGCTCGCAGAATCCCGTCTATGCCGATGGGACGGTGTGGATCACCAGCAAAGCGTCGAACGCGCTCACGGCAGTCGACGCGAGTAGCGGGCAAGTGCTGACGACGATTCCGATTCCCGGCGGTCCGCACTTCGTGGCGGCCGGCGGCGGCGCGATTTGGACGATCGGTCAGGGTGACGGCGTGGTGACGCGCGTCGATGCCAAGAATAAGCGCGTGGCCGCGCGCATCTATGCGAATATCGCCGGTTTCGGAGGCGACGTCAGGTATGGCGCGGGGTACGTCTGGACGACGCTGGTGGGCGTTCCGTTTACGAAAATCGACGCAGAAAACACCCGCATCATCAAGCAGTGGTACGGCCGCGGCGGCGACGCTATCGACTTCGGCTACGGCACCGTCTGGCTCGCAAACTACAACGATCACTTGGTCTGGCGAATAAAACCTTAG
- a CDS encoding multicopper oxidase domain-containing protein: MPRIFGVSVLLVMLAFATGAAADPPMGARPFKEPVILSSRDGILEVTLIPRQDTGSLDTVAKPVKNMLLFDYTLQRGTASDGRMSGNHMYPGPTLRVAPGERLIVHLNNELRNLSIADYYDPQYTPAGRPVPKYPTMLTSSPINLHVHGAHVSPRGNADNVLLHIDAGMANTYVYDIPKNMTPGTFWYHSHLHTLTASQTFYGLAGMLLVGRADSEIPLVTEKNIPIRTMMLQYNTVFDRKDGLAQMTNPNWPQWVSTLIPPKGNELADGTYRPLLAPVNFLDSPKGTQWATVWYSGPLSIHNTRGRFQFVPMNLQRFTPFKAGEPVLKANLKLPDYERDTQFTVNGQFEPVLKIKPGQTEIWVLANVSDIAYMNVRLTETATGYHPKIAIVGQDGIAYGKVEYPHETDGTELLIPPASRYAIAVTMPEKGGLRMELPGLGSGARSISAPGILYTNDGTKNPPGHLGSLSILPRSISYADGFFIFPSQTLLDAAPDEGKGVTTAFVPGQELNAPTPFHDLSKVKPDVSRTLLINGGFLNNHASKQDPKAFVYAFFGNAFPNVPLIQARLGSVEEWNFVNHNNDAHPIHVHVNDFQVTKYDDPTVGLKLGPQMHGEDNANVPAPELGPEESLIAPGTLTMRTKFIDYLGLYVLHCHRLNHEDNGLMMLVNVIPAVSDYAVAVGGSPGHPATVNVFDGDGDRLIATVTPFPDFYGTPSVAIGDVDGDGIYDLIVGAGKGHAPEVVAYSGAQSGGKPFTTELARFQAFDAAQTGGVSVASTQIDGRSPDNIIVGSGAGVTDQVKIFSSELGARGTAPATFATFEPYGSDTSGLNLAAGFVDFLTGRDSIVTAPGAGGQVKVFSYSLMTPIGAPPAWPNNPGTPHMDAVFTPFGASYRGPMSIATGWLAGPYGGAEAITAGQLSGAGTVKVFSTTTTLVGAPTMYLHSAMMHELVSNFSEVASFKPFAGAFSVRVATTSTTIGADLLVSGGSGDRVQIQKYRLKWAHPQDHLFTALPVHDVWSGTGTQPAVIGGD, from the coding sequence ATGCCGCGGATTTTTGGCGTGTCGGTATTGCTCGTTATGCTCGCGTTTGCGACCGGAGCGGCTGCCGATCCCCCAATGGGCGCTCGCCCGTTTAAAGAACCGGTGATCCTTTCGAGCCGGGACGGGATTCTCGAAGTCACGCTGATTCCACGACAAGATACCGGGTCTCTCGACACCGTCGCAAAGCCCGTAAAGAACATGTTGCTCTTCGACTACACACTGCAACGCGGTACTGCGTCGGACGGTCGGATGTCGGGCAACCATATGTATCCCGGGCCGACCCTGCGGGTCGCGCCCGGCGAACGTCTCATCGTTCACCTCAACAACGAGTTGCGTAATCTCTCGATCGCGGACTATTACGATCCGCAATACACGCCCGCGGGCCGGCCGGTGCCAAAGTATCCAACGATGTTGACGTCGTCGCCGATCAACCTGCACGTGCACGGCGCGCACGTTAGCCCGCGCGGAAACGCCGACAACGTGCTGCTGCACATCGATGCCGGCATGGCGAACACCTACGTCTACGACATTCCCAAGAACATGACGCCCGGCACGTTCTGGTATCACAGCCACTTGCACACGCTGACGGCATCGCAGACGTTCTACGGACTGGCCGGCATGCTGCTCGTCGGCCGCGCCGACAGCGAGATCCCCCTCGTAACGGAAAAGAACATTCCGATCCGCACGATGATGCTGCAATATAATACGGTCTTCGATCGTAAAGACGGTTTGGCGCAGATGACCAATCCGAACTGGCCGCAGTGGGTGAGCACGCTGATCCCGCCCAAAGGCAACGAGCTCGCCGACGGCACGTATCGGCCGTTGCTCGCGCCGGTGAACTTCTTGGATTCGCCCAAGGGCACGCAGTGGGCGACGGTGTGGTACTCGGGACCGCTGTCGATTCACAACACGCGGGGCCGTTTCCAGTTCGTACCGATGAACCTGCAGCGGTTCACGCCGTTTAAGGCCGGCGAGCCCGTCTTGAAGGCGAACTTGAAGCTTCCCGACTACGAGCGCGACACGCAGTTCACCGTCAACGGACAGTTCGAACCGGTGCTCAAGATCAAACCGGGTCAAACCGAGATCTGGGTGCTCGCCAACGTCAGCGACATTGCCTATATGAACGTTCGCTTGACCGAGACCGCAACCGGCTACCACCCCAAGATTGCCATCGTCGGGCAAGACGGCATCGCCTACGGCAAAGTCGAGTATCCGCACGAAACGGATGGAACCGAGCTGCTGATTCCGCCGGCGTCGCGCTACGCGATTGCCGTGACGATGCCCGAAAAAGGCGGCCTGCGCATGGAGCTGCCGGGCTTAGGCTCGGGCGCGCGTTCGATTTCGGCGCCGGGCATTCTGTACACCAACGACGGCACGAAGAACCCGCCGGGTCATTTAGGCTCGTTGAGCATTTTACCCCGGTCGATCAGCTACGCCGACGGATTCTTCATCTTTCCGTCACAGACGCTGCTCGACGCCGCTCCCGACGAAGGTAAGGGTGTCACCACCGCGTTCGTACCGGGACAGGAACTCAACGCGCCGACGCCGTTCCACGACCTCTCAAAAGTCAAGCCCGACGTGAGCCGCACGCTGCTCATCAACGGCGGATTTCTCAACAATCACGCCAGCAAGCAAGATCCCAAGGCGTTCGTCTACGCGTTCTTCGGAAACGCGTTCCCCAACGTGCCGCTGATTCAAGCGCGGCTGGGATCGGTGGAAGAGTGGAACTTCGTCAACCACAATAACGACGCGCACCCGATTCACGTGCACGTCAACGATTTCCAAGTAACCAAATACGACGATCCGACGGTAGGCCTGAAACTCGGACCGCAGATGCACGGCGAAGACAACGCCAACGTTCCGGCCCCCGAGCTGGGACCGGAAGAATCGCTCATCGCGCCCGGCACTTTGACGATGCGCACGAAGTTCATCGACTACTTGGGTTTATACGTACTGCACTGCCACCGGCTCAACCACGAAGACAACGGGCTGATGATGCTGGTGAACGTCATACCCGCCGTCTCGGATTACGCAGTCGCCGTTGGGGGTTCGCCGGGTCATCCTGCAACCGTCAACGTCTTCGACGGTGACGGCGATCGTTTGATCGCGACCGTTACGCCGTTTCCCGACTTTTACGGAACGCCCAGCGTCGCCATCGGCGACGTCGACGGCGACGGCATCTACGATCTCATCGTGGGTGCCGGTAAGGGACATGCGCCCGAAGTCGTCGCGTATTCGGGCGCGCAGAGCGGCGGTAAACCGTTTACAACCGAGCTCGCGCGCTTCCAAGCGTTCGATGCCGCGCAGACCGGCGGCGTGTCGGTCGCCTCCACGCAGATCGACGGACGCTCGCCGGACAACATCATCGTCGGATCCGGCGCCGGCGTGACCGACCAGGTGAAGATCTTCAGCAGCGAACTGGGCGCGCGCGGTACGGCACCCGCGACGTTCGCAACGTTCGAGCCGTACGGAAGCGACACGTCCGGTTTGAATCTCGCGGCGGGTTTCGTCGACTTTTTAACCGGGCGCGACAGCATCGTAACGGCACCCGGCGCGGGCGGCCAAGTCAAGGTGTTCTCGTACTCGCTCATGACGCCGATCGGCGCACCGCCGGCGTGGCCGAACAATCCGGGTACGCCGCACATGGATGCGGTTTTCACCCCCTTTGGCGCGAGCTATCGCGGTCCGATGTCGATCGCTACCGGATGGCTTGCAGGCCCATACGGCGGCGCCGAGGCCATTACCGCCGGACAGCTTTCGGGAGCGGGCACGGTGAAGGTGTTCTCGACGACGACGACGCTCGTAGGCGCTCCGACGATGTATTTGCACAGTGCGATGATGCACGAGCTGGTTTCGAACTTCAGCGAAGTCGCCTCGTTCAAGCCGTTCGCGGGTGCCTTCTCGGTTCGCGTCGCAACGACGTCGACGACCATTGGCGCCGATCTGCTCGTTAGCGGCGGTTCCGGCGACCGCGTGCAGATTCAGAAGTACCGGCTAAAGTGGGCGCATCCGCAAGACCATCTCTTCACCGCGTTGCCGGTGCATGACGTCTGGTCCGGAACGGGAACGCAGCCGGCGGTCATCGGTGGAGACTGA